Proteins encoded in a region of the Phoenix dactylifera cultivar Barhee BC4 chromosome 3, palm_55x_up_171113_PBpolish2nd_filt_p, whole genome shotgun sequence genome:
- the LOC103703455 gene encoding vacuolar protein sorting-associated protein 2 homolog 1-like → MSFLFGRRKTPAELLRENKRMLDRSIRQIERERQGLQAQEKKLIVEIKKTAKQGQMGAVKVMAKDLIRTRHQITKFYALKSQLQGVSLRIQTLKSTQAMGEAMKGVTKAMGQMNRRMNLPALQKIMQEFERQNEKMEMVSEVMGDAIDDALEGDEEEEETEELVSQVLDEIGIDINAELVKAPSSAVAAAPVAGHRVAQAETSGNDDSGIDSDLQARLDNLRKM, encoded by the exons AACTACTGCGGGAGAACAAAAGGATGCTCGACAGATCTATTAGACAAATAGAGAGGGAAAGACAGGGACTCCAAGCTCAGGAGAAGAAGCTTATTGTGGAGATCAAGAAAACAGCTAAGCAAGGCCAAATG GGAGCTGTAAAAGTAATGGCAAAGGACCTTATTCGGACAAGACATCAGATTACTAAGTTCTACGCACTGAAGTCTCAACTGCAAGGTGTTTCTCTTAGAATTCAG ACATTAAAATCAACACAAGCAATGGGTGAGGCCATGAAAGGTGTTACCAAAGCGATGGGACAGATGAACAGACGGATGAACCTACCAGCATTGcagaagataatgcaagagtTTGAGCGTCAGAATGAAAAGATGGAAATGGTCAGCGAAGTAATGGGAGATGCCATAGATGATGCCCTGGAAggggacgaggaggaggaagaaacagAAGAGTTGGTTAGCCAGGTCCTTGATGAGATTGGTATTGACATCAATGCGGAG CTAGTAAAGGCACCCTCATCTGCAGTGGCAGCTGCACCAGTGGCAGGTCACAGGGTTGCCCAGGCTGAAACAAGTGGGAATGATGATAGTGGGATAGATAGCGATCTGCAGGCAAGGTTAGACAATTTAAGGAAAATGTAA
- the LOC103703583 gene encoding E3 ubiquitin-protein ligase Os04g0590900-like: MASPPPPSHQTRGNSSEDYYYLAVAVAAVTVLLLISNMIAVGYCCCSPCSIVEAIRRFLRSWGLLAGENNDERIAELIPVCKYRKEQAQEHECVVCLSVIADGEDVRQLPKCKHSFHAPCIDMWLYSHSNCPLCRADVLGRPPHHRSETAAAGGEISLQRHPIEPRGTGSLILALV; encoded by the coding sequence ATGGCATCTCCACCTCCTCCCTCTCATCAAACCAGAGGCAACTCTTCAGAAGACTACTACTACCTTGCCGTGGCCGTCGCTGCAGTCACAGTCTTGCTCTTGATATCGAACATGATCGCGGTCGGTTACTGTTGCTGCTCGCCATGCAGCATCGTTGAGGCAATTCGGAGATTTCTCCGGTCATGGGGGCTCTTGGCCGGCGAGAACAATGACGAGAGGATCGCAGAGCTAATTCCTGTGTGCAAGTATCGGAAGGAGCAGGCTCAGGAGCATGAGTGTGTGGTGTGCTTATCGGTCATCGCCGATGGAGAAGATGTCCGGCAGCTGCCCAAGTGCAAGCATTCATTCCACGCTCCTTGCATCGATATGTGGCTCTACTCTCATTCCAATTGCCCCCTTTGCCGTGCTGATGTTCTCGGACGGCCGCCGCATCATCGGTCCGAGACTGCCGCCGCCGGTGGGGAGATTTCCCTACAGCGGCATCCAATTGAACCCAGGGGCACGGGCAGTTTGATTCTTGCTCTTGTGTAA
- the LOC103703449 gene encoding uncharacterized protein LOC103703449 produces MEEPLLTTLSMENLHPSTLLSMDPSGGAPQPAVASSASTSVHEDCDRELMIQQRQQMVLPGPPDINLPLSAERSPPPQSWSSDPCDILDVGLGPQIYDTEAVLSLPKAGCSATAVAAAAGARKCAKRGDSIWGAWFFFNFYFRPVLSEKSKAKIIRDANGVSGFDKSDLRLDVFMVQHDMENMYMWVFKERPENALGKMQLRSFMNGHSRLGEPQFPFSVDKGFVRSHRMQRKQYRGLSNPQCVHGIEVVRSPNLSVVSEADRKKWTELTGRDLSFSIPLEASDFGSWRNLPNTDFELERPLPSLKSSPHPHPRRLLNGSGLNLSTHSSLNHSGGDVMDVSNMCTKRRKDFFPHGADEDCCLLNNSYPDRSQDIDMHPVEPVPWLNEFSGVMRHAYGPVTAAKSIYEDDEGYLIVVSLPFSDQQRVKVSWRNSLTHGIVKISCVSTARNLYIKRHDRTFKLTDPSPEHCPPGEFVREIPLATRIPEDAKLEAYYDESGTVLEIMVPKHRIEPEEHEVHVCMRPPHLGANELLLT; encoded by the coding sequence ATGGAGGAGCCCCTCCTCACTACCTTGTCCATGGAGAACCTCCACCCCTCCACCCTCCTCTCCATGGACCCCAGTGGCGGTGCCCCTCAGCCGGCCGtcgcctcctccgcctccaccTCCGTTCACGAGGACTGCGATCGGGAGCTCATGATCCAGCAGCGCCAGCAGATGGTTCTCCCGGGCCCGCCCGACATCAACCTCCCCCTCTCGGCTGAGCGCTCCCCTCCGCCGCAATCATGGAGCTCCGACCCCTGCGACATCCTCGACGTCGGCCTCGGCCCCCAGATCTACGACACAGAGGCCGTCCTCAGCCTCCCCAAGGCCGGTTGCAGCGCCACCGCGGTTGCCGCTGCGGCCGGCGCCAGGAAATGCGCCAAGAGAGGTGACAGCATCTGGGGcgcttggttcttcttcaatttCTACTTCAGGCCGGTGCTCTCTGAGAAATCCAAAGCCAAGATCATCCGGGATGCAAACGGTGTTTCGGGCTTCGACAAGTCCGACCTCCGGCTCGATGTGTTCATGGTCCAGCATGACATGGAGAACATGTACATGTGGGTCTTCAAGGAGCGGCCGGAGAATGCTCTTGGCAAGATGCAGCTGCGGAGCTTCATGAACGGGCACTCCCGCCTCGGGGAGCCCCAATTCCCTTTCAGCGTCGACAAGGGCTTTGTCCGTTCCCACCGGATGCAGCGCAAGCAGTACAGGGGCCTGTCAAACCCGCAGTGCGTGCATGGGATCGAGGTCGTAAGGTCACCTAATCTCTCAGTGGTCTCTGAGGCTGACCGCAAGAAGTGGACGGAGCTCACGGGTAGGGACCTCAGTTTCTCAATCCCTCTAGAGGCCAGCGATTTCGGGTCATGGAGGAATCTTCCCAACACTGACTTCGAGCTCGAGAGACCGCTTCCATCCTTGAAGAGCTCTCCGCATCCCCATCCAAGGAGGTTGCTTAATGGCTCGGGTCTGAATTTATCAACACACTCATCATTGAATCATTCTGGTGGGGATGTTATGGATGTCTCCAATATGTGCACTAAGCGTAGGAAGGACTTCTTCCCGCACGGGGCGGACGAGGATTGTTGCTTGCTGAATAATTCTTATCCAGACAGGTCCCAAGATATCGACATGCATCCAGTCGAACCAGTACCATGGCTAAATGAGTTTAGTGGTGTGATGAGGCATGCGTATGGACCCGTGACTGCAGCAAAGTCTATATATGAGGATGATGAGGGGTACCTGATAGTAGTTAGCTTGCCTTTCTCTGATCAACAGAGGGTGAAGGTCTCCTGGAGGAACAGTCTTACTCATGGGATAGTGAAGATATCATGTGTTAGCACTGCTCGTAATCTTTATATAAAGAGACATGATAGAACTTTCAAGCTGACTGACCCTTCTCCTGAGCACTGTCCACCAGGGGAGTTTGTAAGAGAAATACCTCTGGCAACACGCATTCCCGAAGATGCTAAATTAGAAGCATACTATGATGAATCTGGCACTGTGCTTGAGATAATGGTCCCTAAGCACCGCATTGAACCAGAAGAGCATGAAGTTCATGTCTGCATGCGCCCGCCTCATCTTGGGGCAAATGAACTTCTGTTGACTTGA